From Cataglyphis hispanica isolate Lineage 1 chromosome 3, ULB_Chis1_1.0, whole genome shotgun sequence, a single genomic window includes:
- the LOC126859394 gene encoding U-scoloptoxin(01)-Cw1a-like — protein MISRYQVLCALLLFGAVIIYQTMAQVDGYTPGVDYPIYNSVPFGLTFTCGGKLPGYYADPEARCQVWHWCLPNGRQFSFLCPNGTVFSQTTRVCDWWFKVDCNDSPRLYGNNDELYRDVNGNKI, from the exons ATGATTTCGAGGTATCAAGTACTCTGTGCTCTTTTGCTTTTCGGCGCGGTTATAATCTATCAAACAATGGCG CAAGTGGACGGTTACACACCTGGCGTGGACTATCCAATTTACAACTCGGTGCCGTTCGGACTCACGTTTACCTGTGGAGGAAAGTTACCTGGATATTATGCGGATCCCGAAGCCAGATGTCAG GTATGGCATTGGTGTTTGCCAAATGGTCGTCAGTTTAGTTTCCTCTGCCCAAATGGTACAGTCTTTAGTCAAACGACTCGCGTTTGTGACTGGTGGTTCAAG GTCGATTGCAACGATTCACCGAGACTTTACGGCAACAACGACGAGCTCTACAGAGATGTGAATGGGAACAAGATTTAA